From Nitratidesulfovibrio vulgaris str. Hildenborough, a single genomic window includes:
- a CDS encoding lipoprotein, whose translation MKRLSIFALVALLATLCLGCKPAEFETNAYRTLVGAGAVYDVTMHSMADARSEGLITAEQYARGKVVARNFYALYHAARIALEEYVASGREATDSEAQRERILATLSSMALRLAELTDYLRQIGVPEQGAREVQNG comes from the coding sequence ATGAAACGTCTTTCCATCTTCGCGCTGGTGGCGCTGCTGGCGACGCTCTGCCTCGGCTGCAAGCCTGCCGAGTTCGAGACCAACGCCTACCGCACCCTCGTAGGTGCCGGGGCCGTCTACGACGTCACCATGCACAGCATGGCAGATGCCCGCTCGGAGGGCCTCATCACGGCGGAACAGTACGCCAGGGGCAAGGTCGTGGCCCGTAACTTCTATGCTCTTTATCACGCAGCCCGCATCGCCCTTGAGGAGTATGTCGCCAGCGGGCGCGAGGCCACCGACTCTGAGGCACAGCGCGAGCGCATCCTCGCCACGCTGTCGTCCATGGCCCTGCGGCTTGCGGAACTCACCGATTACCTGCGGCAGATAGGCGTGCCCGAACAGGGCGCGAGGGAGGTGCAGAATGGGTAG
- a CDS encoding head decoration protein: MADARKSYIIPAFVGGHPVVQEPITLVNATAAEVTLLAGTVLGRITASRKYAAHAPAASDGSESARRILVEDVTIPASGEAKTVAYSHGEFRAAGLTWASGITTTQKNTAIDSLADAGLFVK; encoded by the coding sequence ATGGCTGACGCAAGAAAGAGCTACATCATTCCCGCGTTCGTGGGCGGGCATCCTGTCGTGCAGGAGCCGATCACGCTGGTCAACGCCACGGCAGCCGAGGTCACGTTGCTGGCCGGTACGGTGCTCGGGCGCATCACCGCCAGCCGCAAGTATGCGGCCCACGCGCCCGCAGCATCCGACGGCAGCGAAAGCGCACGTCGCATCCTCGTGGAGGATGTGACCATCCCCGCCAGCGGCGAGGCCAAGACCGTGGCCTATTCCCACGGCGAGTTCCGCGCGGCTGGTCTGACGTGGGCCTCGGGCATCACCACCACCCAGAAGAACACGGCCATCGACAGCCTCGCCGATGCCGGGCTGTTCGTGAAGTAA
- a CDS encoding phage portal protein, translating into MRFPGQSIRSRAARQPLVSRQAGSHRGVLSGYGPMRASDIREGMERRLAQTRAEDLVANDWAASSVVDSITVSAVGCGLQPQATLPYALLGITEDEATAIEESMEWVWARWCRECDWSARLHFEDMQLLGLRSVLVHGELLHLAIMEKDATSLLALQIQNIHPHRLGTPPGMTGGDIRDGVELDERGRPCFYHISDPSPYMPGLHERFVRQPARVAHRQAVFHCFRPLFDEQVRGRSLLEPGMKLFRQLDDALDYELVAQIVTAAFPLFIERTMGGTPAVNNLRLGGLAGGGAGNIEPNAAPQSFKPDYGVEPGGVMFGQMGDRPHVLQSNRPGGNFNAFLELVLRAMSASTGMPYEVLTKDFSKTNYSSARAALLEAWRTILYYRDFLTRHYCQPLWAMVWEEAWLRNLLPIPPGARDFYEAQHLWTAASWMGPARGYIDPVKEVESNLAAIGGLLRTQAETHAEQGRDWRDSIRQSAREARFMQREGVTPALTTGKKTEGRDDAQDATASDQKAS; encoded by the coding sequence ATGCGCTTCCCGGGTCAGTCCATACGGTCACGCGCGGCGCGTCAGCCCCTGGTATCGCGTCAGGCTGGCAGCCATCGTGGTGTGTTGTCCGGCTACGGCCCCATGCGTGCTTCCGACATCCGCGAGGGCATGGAGCGCAGGCTGGCGCAGACCCGCGCTGAAGACCTCGTGGCCAACGACTGGGCCGCGTCTTCGGTGGTCGACTCCATCACCGTCTCGGCTGTGGGTTGCGGCCTGCAACCGCAGGCGACCCTTCCCTACGCGCTGCTCGGCATCACAGAGGACGAGGCCACCGCCATCGAAGAATCCATGGAGTGGGTCTGGGCGCGGTGGTGCCGTGAGTGCGACTGGTCGGCCCGCCTCCACTTCGAGGACATGCAGCTGCTCGGGCTGCGCTCTGTGCTGGTGCATGGCGAACTGCTGCACCTCGCCATCATGGAGAAGGACGCCACAAGCCTGCTGGCCCTGCAGATACAGAACATCCACCCGCACCGCCTCGGAACGCCGCCCGGAATGACGGGTGGCGACATCCGCGACGGCGTTGAACTCGACGAACGCGGGCGGCCCTGCTTCTACCATATCTCCGACCCGTCCCCGTACATGCCCGGACTGCACGAACGCTTCGTCAGGCAACCGGCCCGCGTGGCCCACCGTCAGGCGGTGTTCCACTGCTTCCGCCCGCTCTTTGATGAGCAGGTGCGGGGACGGTCACTTCTCGAACCCGGCATGAAGCTCTTCCGCCAGCTCGACGACGCGCTGGACTACGAGCTTGTGGCGCAGATCGTCACGGCGGCCTTCCCGCTGTTCATCGAACGCACCATGGGCGGCACGCCTGCGGTCAACAACTTGCGCCTTGGCGGTCTGGCTGGAGGGGGCGCTGGCAACATCGAACCCAACGCCGCGCCGCAGAGCTTCAAGCCCGACTACGGCGTGGAGCCGGGCGGCGTCATGTTCGGGCAGATGGGCGACCGCCCGCACGTGCTGCAAAGCAACAGGCCGGGCGGCAACTTCAACGCCTTTCTCGAACTGGTGCTGCGGGCCATGTCGGCCTCAACGGGTATGCCCTACGAGGTCCTCACCAAGGACTTCAGCAAGACCAACTACTCGTCGGCCCGCGCCGCCCTGCTGGAGGCGTGGCGCACCATCCTCTACTACCGCGATTTTCTTACCCGTCATTACTGCCAGCCGCTGTGGGCCATGGTGTGGGAAGAGGCATGGCTTCGCAACCTGCTGCCCATTCCCCCCGGTGCGCGTGACTTCTACGAGGCCCAGCACCTGTGGACGGCGGCTTCGTGGATGGGTCCGGCCCGTGGCTACATCGACCCGGTGAAAGAGGTCGAGTCGAACCTTGCCGCCATTGGCGGGCTGCTGCGGACACAGGCCGAGACGCACGCCGAACAGGGGCGCGACTGGCGCGACAGCATCCGCCAGTCCGCACGCGAAGCCAGATTCATGCAGCGCGAGGGCGTCACGCCAGCGCTCACCACCGGAAAGAAGACAGAGGGAAGAGACGATGCCCAAGATGCCACAGCCTCAGACCAGAAAGCCAGCTGA
- a CDS encoding phage holin family protein: MHTLDQIGSYARTLCEEFPVKASIGTCAAFVGTLLGGVGMMISLLFLLLVIDFALGFCRAWRAGRVSSSKLRGGGLKFVFYFLSIVVMAAVQAATSQSTGMTIPLRDVFVAYLCVNEGLSCLEHLSYFGVPVPEKIRERLRAYRDNLCTSK; encoded by the coding sequence ATGCACACTCTCGACCAGATAGGCAGCTACGCAAGAACGCTCTGCGAGGAGTTCCCCGTGAAAGCAAGCATCGGCACATGCGCTGCGTTCGTCGGCACGCTCCTGGGCGGTGTGGGAATGATGATCTCGCTGTTGTTCCTGCTGCTGGTCATCGACTTCGCGCTCGGGTTCTGCCGTGCGTGGAGGGCAGGGCGCGTCAGCTCGTCGAAGCTGCGGGGCGGTGGTCTCAAGTTCGTGTTCTACTTCCTCTCCATCGTGGTCATGGCCGCCGTGCAGGCCGCCACGAGCCAGTCCACTGGCATGACCATTCCGCTGCGTGACGTGTTCGTGGCCTACCTTTGCGTCAACGAGGGGCTTTCATGCCTGGAGCACCTCTCGTACTTCGGCGTGCCCGTCCCCGAGAAGATACGTGAAAGGCTTAGGGCCTACCGCGACAACCTCTGCACATCGAAGTGA
- a CDS encoding S49 family peptidase: MPKMPQPQTRKPADEAAAPMQLLAGPLAIMPEALREHVSRFASGAEGAAMSLGDLLRDRDDRPYELHGDVAVVNMRGTLTKRGSWWTTGMEGVRTTVQQALDDPAVRAVLLAIDSPGGTVDGTRELADWIAARVADGVKPIASYADGTMCSAAYWIGGSTGRVFAPAAAIVGSVGVLWMHYDWSQYLETNGIRATYITAGSRKAAGAPEAPLSDNDKAYFQHLIDTAYTQFLDGVSAPMGLDRANPAAWADGQVFRATEALALGLVTAIVPDLAGAVAALSQEVHMDAKELAAKYPEAVAAIRNEAEENARTAASKETAQAAQSVSAIVTIVCGPEAAAKVGELAALNLSTEQIASLASMNVLQVAKASKGDEATTAAQDSPSQKAILEGLMQAGATPLSTQQKTEAKGDRYAALIEQSKAIAKG; encoded by the coding sequence ATGCCCAAGATGCCACAGCCTCAGACCAGAAAGCCAGCTGACGAAGCGGCTGCACCCATGCAGCTGTTGGCGGGGCCTCTGGCCATCATGCCCGAAGCCCTGCGCGAGCATGTGTCCCGCTTCGCCTCCGGTGCAGAGGGTGCCGCCATGTCGCTTGGCGACCTGCTTCGTGACCGCGACGACAGGCCCTATGAGCTGCACGGCGATGTGGCTGTGGTCAACATGCGCGGCACGCTGACCAAGCGTGGTTCGTGGTGGACGACGGGCATGGAGGGCGTGCGCACCACGGTACAGCAGGCACTGGACGACCCCGCAGTGCGGGCCGTGCTGCTGGCCATCGACAGCCCCGGCGGCACGGTGGACGGCACACGCGAGCTTGCCGACTGGATAGCGGCCCGCGTTGCGGACGGGGTCAAGCCCATCGCCAGCTACGCCGACGGCACCATGTGCAGTGCCGCCTACTGGATAGGCGGTTCCACGGGCCGGGTGTTCGCCCCGGCTGCGGCCATCGTGGGCAGCGTCGGCGTGCTTTGGATGCACTATGACTGGTCGCAGTACCTTGAGACAAACGGCATTCGCGCCACCTACATCACCGCCGGTTCGCGCAAGGCGGCAGGCGCTCCCGAAGCCCCGTTGTCGGACAACGACAAGGCGTATTTCCAGCATCTCATCGACACCGCCTACACGCAGTTTCTCGACGGCGTGTCTGCGCCCATGGGCCTTGACCGGGCCAACCCGGCAGCGTGGGCCGACGGGCAGGTATTCAGGGCTACCGAGGCCCTTGCACTCGGTCTCGTAACAGCCATCGTGCCCGACCTCGCCGGAGCCGTGGCAGCACTCAGTCAGGAGGTCCATATGGACGCAAAGGAACTGGCCGCCAAATACCCGGAGGCCGTGGCAGCTATTCGCAATGAGGCCGAAGAGAACGCCCGCACCGCAGCCTCGAAGGAAACGGCACAGGCCGCACAAAGCGTGTCCGCTATCGTCACCATCGTGTGCGGTCCTGAAGCAGCCGCCAAAGTGGGCGAACTGGCCGCGTTGAACCTCAGCACCGAGCAGATCGCATCGCTGGCCTCGATGAATGTGCTGCAAGTCGCCAAGGCCTCGAAGGGCGACGAAGCGACCACGGCTGCGCAGGATAGCCCGTCGCAGAAGGCCATTCTCGAAGGGTTGATGCAGGCCGGGGCCACGCCCCTGTCCACGCAGCAGAAGACCGAAGCGAAAGGCGACCGCTACGCTGCGCTCATCGAACAGTCCAAGGCCATCGCCAAGGGGTAA
- a CDS encoding lytic transglycosylase domain-containing protein produces MRTLLMESPYRALIERAAQQHGLPAELVAAIVQVESGGDPWATRYEPGFYERYVVCSVPAAVRPCSRETEGRLRATSFGLMQVMGQVARERGFKGVYLTRLCDPAEGLEYGCRHLAWTAVRLAGKGVTDYASLCAAYNGGVGAVFNDGRVRNPEYPAKVLAALGGSWDVLA; encoded by the coding sequence ATGCGTACTCTGCTGATGGAAAGCCCCTACAGGGCTCTCATCGAGCGTGCGGCCCAGCAACACGGTCTGCCTGCCGAACTCGTCGCCGCCATCGTGCAGGTCGAGTCGGGCGGCGACCCGTGGGCCACCCGCTACGAGCCCGGATTCTATGAACGGTATGTCGTCTGCTCCGTTCCCGCTGCCGTCCGGCCCTGCTCGCGTGAGACCGAAGGGCGCCTGCGGGCGACCTCGTTCGGCCTGATGCAGGTCATGGGGCAGGTGGCGCGAGAGCGGGGTTTCAAGGGCGTCTACCTCACCCGGTTGTGTGACCCTGCGGAGGGTCTCGAGTACGGCTGTCGCCATCTCGCGTGGACGGCTGTCCGTCTCGCGGGCAAGGGCGTCACCGACTACGCGAGCCTGTGCGCCGCCTACAATGGCGGTGTCGGGGCCGTGTTCAACGACGGACGGGTGCGTAACCCCGAATACCCGGCGAAGGTGCTCGCGGCCCTCGGCGGGTCGTGGGACGTGCTGGCATGA
- a CDS encoding major capsid protein, which yields MGKIVLTDHFEARTLTGIITVRPWFNSLFLSLFFPESRRNTLLTDTAAVELEMYGKELAPFVTDYEGGTLVENTKREVQAIKTTRMRPKKQFRAADLLKAPQLGRDPYNPGAPRDRILEAVTRELDDLKDRITKSLEWMAAQAMQGGIVISQDNIQRQIDFLIPASNKVTLTGTDRWTESASDPSGDFEEWNALVQESGFPANVCVMGDKAWTAFRKNPAIKEELDNKRIELGQLGPNVQRMYKGRVNGIDIYHCGTTYTDGAGVSQKLLAPNKVLFTSTELPTSLDFGLPADLECSGPVEIFSKSKMEDDPSGLFLLAESRPMPWPKIPNGIVIATVVDA from the coding sequence ATGGGCAAGATCGTACTGACCGACCACTTCGAGGCGCGGACGCTGACGGGCATCATCACGGTGCGGCCGTGGTTCAACTCGCTGTTCCTCTCGCTGTTCTTCCCGGAGTCGCGTCGCAACACGTTGCTCACCGACACCGCCGCCGTCGAGCTTGAGATGTACGGCAAGGAATTGGCCCCCTTCGTGACCGACTACGAGGGCGGCACCCTCGTGGAGAACACCAAGCGCGAAGTGCAGGCCATCAAGACCACGCGCATGCGGCCCAAGAAGCAGTTCCGCGCCGCCGACCTGCTCAAGGCCCCGCAGCTGGGGCGCGACCCCTACAACCCCGGCGCACCGCGCGACCGCATCCTCGAAGCTGTCACGCGAGAACTCGACGACCTCAAGGACCGCATCACCAAGAGCCTTGAGTGGATGGCGGCGCAGGCCATGCAGGGCGGTATCGTCATCAGCCAGGACAACATCCAGCGGCAGATCGACTTTCTCATTCCCGCGTCGAACAAGGTCACCCTGACCGGCACCGACAGGTGGACCGAGTCCGCGAGCGACCCATCCGGCGACTTCGAGGAGTGGAACGCGCTGGTGCAGGAGAGCGGATTCCCGGCCAACGTGTGCGTCATGGGTGACAAGGCATGGACGGCGTTCCGCAAGAACCCGGCCATCAAGGAAGAGCTGGATAACAAGCGCATCGAACTCGGCCAGCTCGGCCCCAACGTGCAGCGCATGTACAAGGGCCGCGTCAACGGCATCGACATCTACCACTGCGGTACGACCTACACCGACGGTGCCGGGGTGTCGCAGAAGCTGCTTGCGCCCAACAAGGTGCTGTTCACCAGCACCGAACTGCCCACCTCGCTGGACTTCGGCCTGCCCGCTGACCTCGAATGCAGCGGCCCCGTGGAGATCTTCTCGAAGTCGAAGATGGAGGACGACCCGAGCGGTCTCTTCCTGCTCGCCGAATCGCGTCCGATGCCCTGGCCCAAGATCCCCAACGGCATCGTCATCGCCACCGTGGTGGATGCCTAG
- a CDS encoding phage tail tube protein, whose product MTKQARGYKATLMLGFEDSYGVTATPVGVMMPINTCNLKPSRKKNTGGTLLGTRNPAQPFDGYTDLGGAAVVPVDALSMGYWLKAMFGAPVTTGTGPYVHTFKVGDEQPSLFIETRVPTDVPFYLLNKGCKVSKFSMDVGGDGELLATVDLMGSKQIKGATSCDSSPEAAQFARFSNFQATLKEGGQAIGVCPSFNFSLDAGLDGDTFCIGEGGARGDISEGLMTVSGSLTALLKDAALLDKAMNSTETSLELSFTAGANILTFTFNELQFELTGPTIDGPKGMRCEFAWSAYHADHAASSVVVATLTNTIATY is encoded by the coding sequence ATGACGAAGCAGGCCAGAGGCTACAAGGCCACGCTCATGCTGGGTTTCGAAGACAGCTACGGTGTGACGGCGACCCCCGTGGGGGTGATGATGCCCATCAACACCTGCAACCTGAAGCCCAGCCGCAAGAAGAACACGGGCGGCACGCTGCTCGGCACACGCAACCCGGCACAGCCGTTCGACGGCTACACCGACCTTGGCGGTGCCGCCGTGGTGCCCGTCGATGCGCTGTCCATGGGCTATTGGCTCAAGGCGATGTTCGGCGCACCCGTGACCACCGGCACCGGGCCCTATGTGCACACCTTCAAGGTGGGCGATGAACAGCCGAGCCTGTTCATCGAGACCCGCGTGCCCACCGATGTGCCGTTCTATCTGCTGAACAAGGGCTGCAAGGTCTCGAAGTTCTCCATGGATGTGGGGGGCGACGGTGAATTGCTGGCCACGGTCGATCTCATGGGGTCGAAGCAGATCAAGGGCGCTACCTCGTGCGACAGCAGCCCCGAAGCGGCGCAGTTCGCGCGGTTCAGCAACTTTCAGGCGACGCTCAAGGAGGGCGGGCAGGCCATCGGCGTGTGCCCATCCTTCAACTTCTCCCTCGATGCCGGGCTTGATGGCGACACCTTCTGCATCGGCGAGGGCGGTGCCCGGGGCGACATCTCCGAAGGTCTGATGACGGTGAGCGGCAGCCTCACGGCCCTGCTCAAGGACGCCGCACTGCTCGACAAGGCGATGAACTCCACCGAGACCTCTCTTGAGCTTTCCTTCACGGCCGGGGCGAACATCCTCACCTTCACGTTCAACGAACTGCAGTTCGAGCTGACGGGCCCCACCATCGACGGCCCCAAGGGGATGCGCTGCGAGTTCGCCTGGTCTGCCTACCATGCCGACCATGCCGCCAGTTCGGTGGTCGTGGCCACGCTCACCAACACCATCGCCACCTACTAG